The nucleotide sequence ACGAGGGCGCTGTTCTGGGAGGATAGGTGGATTCAGGGCATGTGGGTGCAAGACTTCGCACCAGGCCTGTACATGCGGGTGCGGAACAAGGTCCGAGTTGTTCGCACCGTCTCCCAAGCCCTACAGGATGGGGCATGGGCCCTGGATGTCAGGCCAGATATCGATCTCACCTTGCTCCCTGAGGTGTTCGGGCTCTGGGAGAGGGTTTTGGAGGTGGAGCTCCTGCCCACAGTGGAGGACTCGACGGCATGGGCCTGGGAGGCGAGCGGCTCGTACTCCCCTCGGTTGGCCTATGCGGTTAGGTTTTGGGGCATGGAATCAGCGCCATACACGGAGATGGCTTGGAGCTCAAAAGCCCCGAGGCAGTGCCGCTTCTTTGCTTGGCTTGCTGGGAGAAATAAATGTTGGACTTCGGACCGACTAGCCCGCCGCGGTCTGCCTCATCAAGCCGCATGTCCCTTCTGTGACTAGGAGCAAGAGACCTTGAACCACGTGCTCATTGGGTGCATCCTGGCCAGATCGGTGTGTCATCAAGTGCTTAGTGCACTCGGGAAACCGGAGCTTACTCCAACGGTCGCCGATTCGGTGGTGGAGTGGTGCAACACCTGCAACCAGAGgatcccttcctccaaggaagcgAAAGACGTACGCACCCTGGCATCTCTAGTTATGTGGGAACTTTGGAAGCATCGAAACGCGATAGTCTTTGATAGGGCGACCCCCTCAGCTAATGTCGTGCTTGCTAGGGTGGAGAGTGAGGCCCGAGATTGGAAAGCGGCAGGATTGCTCAAGGGTGACCTGACGCCCTTCCTTGGGTCTTTAGCTAGGTGGGTGGCGGGCGAGTAGTTGGTTAGCTTTACTTGCAGCAAGGGTAGATGGGAAGTCGGCATGTAATCGCATGTAACCGCATGTAAGACTCTCGTGGATAGGGCTCTTTACCCCCTTTCTTTCTCTAATATATGATACAAACACTTGTGCGTATCCTCAAAAAAAGAGAATCAGATTCAGCCTCTACCCGATTGAACCCCATTGTATTTTTCAAGATTTATCCATCCCTCATGGCCATTGCTTCCATAGCCATTACATCCGCAGCATGGTGGATGAATTTGCATTGGGCTGCTATGAATCTTCCCTTCTCATCACACAAGACAGCAACTGTTGCACCCCGTCCATCATCTGCATGATACGAGGCATCAACATTTAATTTTACAAACTTCCGATGTAGCCTTGTGCACTTGTGTTCACCTATCTCCTTTCTTTGATTTGATTTAAGATAATTCCCAACGATAGCAAGAATTGAATAACCTACAAGAAAGCCACATGAAGAAATGGGCACGCTGCTACAGTATTAATCCGGCCCAATAGCCACTGCGGGCGAAACGTACTACAAATCAGTATGGCAATACATAGATCTTGTGCTGCCTAGCGGGTGCGGCTATATCTCGCTTTATACTATGCAGTACCTCGCCTCGCCTATCGGGAGCCGGTAGTGGGCGTGGGTTTATCACGCTGATATTACACACGTGTTTTTTTCTTGATGCTAAAAGAAaccctgtttttttctttttttctttgtttatGTTTTGAAACATGCTAATAAATACATTGCAaaaacataatttggttaatttttaaATTATTCATggaaaatttgaaaaaatgttcatgaagtgTAGAGATAATATAAAAACAAAATTATGTGACATTTAAAAATTGTCCACACATTTCAGAAAATATATATGGTATTTTTTAAAAACATTTATACAAGACAAAATGTCTctttaattaaaaaaatgtttcgtTACATTCGAAAAATGTACACTACATTTAAGAAAATACTTATTCGTTTCAAAATATGTTTTACACATTTTAAAAAACCTACAATGTAAGAAAAGGAACATAGTTTAAAAACATGTTAGGATCATTCAGAAAAAAtcaacatgtattttaaaaaaattaacaCATATTTGACAAAAATATGTATTTTGGAGGTGTTCAAAAACATGTATCAAAATGTACAACCTGtatggaaaaaagaaaaaatatcaaAGAAAATCAAAGAAGACTGGCGAAATAAACATAAAAATTGtagaagaaaaaagacaaagaaaaaataaaaggaagagagaaaaaccaaagaaaacgtAAATACAAGTGTTGcagtaaaaaacaaacaaaaaaccacAAGAAAAAGACTGCACGACAGCTATCATCCCGGTAGCGTGTGGTGGAGGCAAGACGTAAGTTCTTTTCGCAACAGGTGAGAAATAGCTCCCGCGCCTCGCGGCTGCCGAAGCCGTCCCAGAAGCACACGAAAATCTAATCACTGTCCCTCAagaaaaaaaatactccctccgttacttatatttttttataaaagattctaatatgaactatatacggagcaaaatgagtgaatctacactctaaaatatgtttatatactatcgaatgtagtccatattgaaatctctaaaaaaagacttatatttaaaaacagagggagtataattgaTCGACGCATGGCCCTAGTTGGCACTGGCCATTCAATGTCCTTAATTCATCACTTAATTACTCACCACACTCATATTTATCGTGACTTTCTGTTTTAATATCAAAAAAGAAAATTCGTGACTTTCTACCGGATTCATAACAAATTCAGTGTAGCTACTTTTCAGTCGCCTAAAAAAATATTGAAGTATGTTGCTTTTCGTATGAAAGAACTAGCGTCCAGAGGAAAGGAAGGAGCAGCTGCTGAAGAAGCCTTATGGGTCTATCTTAAGATGGCACGTAACCCTGGTATCTATCTTAGGGTGACAGGTGACTATGGTATTTATCTTAGGAGTGTGTGGGGGAGGGGTGCAAGTTCACTGAAAATATATGTTCATCACTGGGGTTAGAGGGGTGATCAGAGGCAATGAGCGGCGGTTGAGGGGAGGATAGGGCGGCGAGGCTAGTGGGGTACTGACACCGGTGGTGGTAGTTGGCGGTTTGGCAGTTAGTTGGTGGGTGGTTGCGGAAGAAGATGAACATGACTAGGGATCGAAGAAACCGGTCTGACCATCCATCATACATCCGATGGCTCATAACGAATCGACTGACTCAAATTAGGGACCTATATAGACGTGCGTGCCGGTGCTGCACAAAAATCGCTGAATCCCACGGCTGTACGTAGGCGCTTGGCCCCTGATCCAATATCCACGCTGCCAGATTTTAAACTAGATTTCGGTATCCGTACGATTCGGGTAAACCTGCGTATCATGCTCCATGGATGCAACTTGTGCATTGCCGCCGCCGCGTGGCGCACCAGATCAGATTTCTCGTACGTACGTGATGACGGATGCCAAACGTCAGCGCCTGTCTGCATGGCCGGACCTGCCGCCGGAGCTCCTTGGCACCGTCCTCCGACGTCTCCTGTCCCTCGCAGATCGCGTCCGTCTCCGCGCCGTGTGCCGGCCGTGGCGCGTGAATGCCGCCGGGCTGCCCCCGTCCCACCTCCGTCTCCCTTGGCTGGCCTTCCGCGACGGCACCCTCCTTGACGTCGCCAACAACGCCGCGCACGGCGTGTGCATCCCCGACGACGCCGTCTCCTACAGCGCCAGCGAAAACGCCTTCTTCCTCGTGCACGACGACGGCCGATGCTCCCTGATGGACGCCTTCTCCGGcgctcccgtgacacctctccccgAGCTTGCTGGTCTCCTGCGTGCTCGCGACGTGAATGCCCGCTACGAGCTCCTGCAGCCCATAACCAAGGTCGTGGTGTCGCCGGCGGCCTCGGCAGAGCTGGAACACCGCCTCATCGCCGTCATGATCCACAACTCCACAGTCCTCCTCTCCACCTGCCGACCGGCCGGCGAGACCAACGCGTGCCTAGCGCTGGATCACTACTTCGAATTCTGCATCGCCGACATCAAGTTCTTTGCAGGGAGGATCTACGCCGTGTCCAAGATCTACGAGACGCTCCGCGCCCTCGACCTCAAAAACGGCCGCCTCCACGAGATACCGGCATCGCCACCTGGCTTTGAGATCATATCCGGAGTGAGGCCCGAGTTCATCACGATGACTGACGAGCCTCATCTGCAAAAAGATCCATGGCCGTACGGTCACATCGTTGCCGGGCGGTATCTAGTCGAATGTAATGGCAAGCTCCTCATGGTCAGGCGGTGGGCTCGCAAACCTCTGTTGAGCTTTAGCTACTACTCGATGACCGAATACCATGACGACGATGGATTTGGCATTGAACGGACCCGCCGGTTCGAGGTCTTCGAGGTGGACAACAGCTACCGCCCGTGGGAGATCTACGGCCGGTGGAAGAAGGTACGGGATCTGGACGGTCAGGCGCTCTTCGTGTCATCGCCATGCTCCAGGGCTGCACCTGCCGCAGGACACGGAGCTCGAGAAGACTGCGTCTACTTCACGCATCAGATGGACCCACTGCAACGAGGAGATCCACTCGGCGACTCCGGCGTGTACAGCATGAGAGAGGGGACGATCAATCGGCCATTGCTGCCTGAACCCGCGGCGCTGCCTGGGTCGCTGCTACGGTGCCAACGTTGCCCTGCATGGGTTTTCCCCTTTGAAGCTTAATCTGATTTTTAGTTGCAAATTAAAATATTCATCCTCTAATGGACTCATGTGATATGCAAGCTTGTATGCTTAATCCATATATTCCATTTATCCTCAAACTAGTTAGGTGTCTGTGCGTTGCTACGAAAAAGAAAAAGTTAGAGGTAGCAATATTTTTGGAGGGATGAGCGAAGTGGATTTGAATATGGCATTTATGTTTGGTGCCAGAAGTCTTTAGATTTTTACAATATTAGTATGCATTCTTAAATGAGAAAATTACAGATTATAGGTTCTTTGTGTTTGCGGCAGACCGAAATCGTATGCTTTAGGCTAACAAGATGAGGCACATTTGACACCAAAACCGGCAcatttttttgtgttttctttataaagagtaaatagcataaaactactactttacaggctcgGGTTTTAAAAAACTACCGGTTTTaaatttttctcagataactaccaagtGGGTGGTCGGCTCTTTCAAAAAACCCAAATTCCGGGTTGCTAACATTTTAAACCGATTTATGACAGGTTGGACCCACTCCTAAACAATTCGTTAGTTGACCgttttgtttgaccgttaacttaTTGTGGGACCCACGTGTAAGATGTCTCTTCTTCCTCCTACCATTTCTTCTTTCCTTGTCTCTTTCTTTCCCATCTCCTCCTTCCGGCAAAGGCCCGACCACGGCCACCCCCACCACGCCCCGCGCCCAGGAGCAAGGGCCGGCCGCCGTGAGCCGCCCCCAGGAGCAAAGGCCGCCGCGAGCCTGCCCCCAGGAGAAAAGGCCGCCGTACCCAGGAGCAAGGCCGGCCGCCGCGGGCCGCCCCCAGGAGCAAAGGCCGCCGTGAGCCGCCACGCCCTAGGGAAAGGGCCATCACGCCCAGGAACAAGGCCGAACGCCGCGAGCCGCTCCCAGGAGCAAAGGCCGCTGCGAGCCGCCGCGCCCAGGGGCAAGGGCCGTCGCGCCCAGGAGCAAGGCCGGTCGCGAGCCGCGCGTCACGCCCAGGAGAAGCGGCAGCGGCCGGCAAGGAGCTCCACATGGACCCAGCCCGTCGAGCCGCCTCCTTCCGCCTAGCCCGCAACCTGGTCGTCGGTGCTGTTCCTGTCGCGACGGAAGGGAGCTCCACGCGTCGCCCGGGACGGAAGGGAGCTCCACGGCGGTGCCATGGCTGCTGGCCGGCGACCCTCACGCCGGCTGCTGGCGCATGGTGACGaggagggacccgattgcttttttcaaAAGTTTGTAGGGACCCGGTTGCGTTTTGAAAAGTTTGCAGGGACCTGATGGCATTTTTGAAAAGTTTACAGACACTAACATGTGGGACAcacatgtcagttaacggtcaaacacACGGTCAAATAAACGGATTGTTAAGGTgtgggcccgacctgtcataaaccTGTTTAATTTTTTAACAACGAAaattttgggttttttgaaacagccgaccacccatttggtagttatctgagaaaaatttAAAACCGGttgttttttggaaccctagcctgtaaagtagtagttttatgctactagcaaaagggcccgtgcgttgcaacggaaaaaaattcataattttcaATGGTCATGATCACaatttgctgcatcaccgagatacactatcactctcagttttgtgaaatcatgaacatatttgaaattgtgaatatttttcaaattcgcgAACGCTTTCACAAAGGTTTTAACATTTTataaaatcaagaacattttttaattcatgaacattttatactatttgcaaacagttttttaaaattttgaacatcTTTTCAACAATTTTCTTGAATTGGCGAACATTTCTAGAATGGATGAACATTATTTTGGAAATTGAATGAACAATTTTCgatattcacaaacattttttgaaatgcatgatcattttttgaatcagcaaatattttatgaatgaataaactattttgtaagtgatgaaaaaattttgaatttttaggatatttttctattcatgaactttttttgaattggtgaaattttgttcaatttcattagcATTTTTAATACATGGACTTTTAAAAAATCTTGAACATTTTGTGATTTCCCaaacatttgttttcaaatttttgaacattCTTTGAATaagcaaatatatttttataaaatcatgaacatttttgaatccacaatttttttatgattTATTAAATATTTACTTAATATTTTCAATTTTTGGAACTTTATTGTAACAGAAAAgacagaaagaaaaaacaaaatttaaaaaatagGCGGCCCGGACATGGCCGGACCCAAATGGGCGCGCTGCTTCTTTTCCGATAGCAGTATAGAAGGTCCCTACTGCATATGCCGGCCCAGGCAGGGCATTCCCTTGTGTGCAACGTGTTTTATCACTTATAGGTGGCATTGATGGGTCATATTTTGCAATTTTGTGGACAATTTTCATGAACACCGCAAGAAGCAATAGCCCTTTTATTATTAAGCTAGTACATATGTCTGTGCGTTACAAAGAACGTAAAAAAGTAACAAGACCAACTTCACGTGCCATTACACCCTACTGGTATCAACTCTGATAAATGTTGAGAAGGTTACTCTTGTCTCTCTCAGATGCATATGAGCGTGTGTTGCCACCAGTTGGGTTATCTTTTTTTGGATCATGAAGTGCTTTTTTTGAATCATGAAGTATTGATGTGAAGAGGCCATCTTAATGTCCTCTGTTGGCGCATATTTACCATCAAATGGAAGAATAGATGCATGATACAATCTTTTAGGGAGAAACATACAATGTAATTCATTTAGAAGATTTTTACAGAATTATCAAAAGATTTAAATTCAATGATTTTGATTATGTAGGCTTTTTTGTTTTTATTGAAGATGATTTGTAATATTATATTTCATTCCTCTTTTGTTTATAATATATACTACCTCCGtttcggtgaataagtcattcgtgtagttctaggttgacgatttaactacctaaatatgtattatatgtaacaaaaatatatatttagaaactacatccttgtagaaatctagtgatatacttttcataatatataacacatatttaattgctcaaatcaatgacctagaactacgtgaatgATTTATTTatctagacggaggtagtagtaaagGATTACAGAAAAGCAACCGGTTGATAAAATTAACGTTCCAGCCGACACGTAACCATCACGTGTACGCACACTCGCTCTAGAAGTCTGGAGAGGCCGCTTATCCATTCGTCTCCCGAAGTCTCCACCTCCACCTCGTTCTATTCGGTCGCTCATCTCTCTCATCCCTATCTGCACAGGTCCCGCCCCTCCTTACTTTTCTTCCCTCCTCTGACCTCCATGGGGACCAGCGCTGCCCAAATTTCCCCGCCCCCGGGTTCCGGTGAGGGCTGCGGCGATCCACGACTGTTGGGCTTCTTTTCCTACGGGGCTGGGGAATTGGGAGATGCTCCTGCTGCTGCCAGTCATGGGGGATACATGTTCAGACGGGAGATGATGAACCGGGCAATGCACgccgcggcgaggggcggcgacctGGAGATCCTCAGGGAGCTCCTGCAGGGTTGCTCCATTGCCGTTGCGTACCAGGACGCCCAAGGCGCCACCATCTTAAATGTTGCGGCTTCAAGGGGCCAAGTTGAGGTGATTCTGCTTCTGAATCTTTGATATCTGATTGCCTCAAAGTTACATCACATTCCTTTTGGCCTAGTTGATATGTCGTTCACCGCTATACGTACTAATCGAATTAAACAACACTATTTGACCCGAAGTGGCGATAAACAAAGATAAATCTATTCAACTCTGAGATTAGTTGCTAGTTCGTGAGACATCACACATGAGAGCTACTGCGGAAACCAAAGAATAATATGTCTTCTGTTTGACATGATTGATGCTATAAGGGtatgtacaatgcatagcctcaaggtgATGCCTCACATGCCACGTAGGATtggatatgacgtaaagtaggttcggatagaGAAGCGGGATCCTCTTCAGGAGGCGAGTGCTTGAAAagaaaaagtgtggtccggtgacaaaagctgaaaaggttgAAGTGAAAAGTAGAGGTGCATGTGTACTAaagtctttattttctatttcttaatgAGGCCCACTAATGATAGCTTGCATTGGGAAGAAAAAATAAATGTAGGTGCttcaaattactttttgtcatggggcatatgtatccatatgtcaccattgtacatgccctaagttgATCTTGTGAACATTCAACATGCCAGCCAGGTTGTGATTCTGCTTGTACCCTCCCCTTCTTCCTACATCTCAATTCCATCTCCCATGCTTCTTTTCTCTCAGAGCTCTCTCTTTCTTCAATTTTTCTGCAGAGAGATGGCCAAGGACCCGCCGGCGTCCAGACCCCCTCCACACCATCCCCATCTCGCCAAAGACCTGCACCAAGTCTCGTCCAGCGCCCGCGCCACCCTCGACCCCCGCCCCGCAGCTCTGCAGCCCCGAGCGCTTCAGCCGCCTCGCACCCGAAGTAGAGGAGAGGAGCTCCCTGCCACGAGCCTCCCTAGTGCCAGCAAACCAGCAGGCCGACCCCGCCTCCTtctcgcttcccttctccttccttttGCCTCCTGCGGCATGGTCGCCGTCCCGTGTCCGGCGGTGGGGAAGGCAAATGGATAAGGCAGTTTAATTAAATACCACGGGTGTAATTATAACTAATATAGGGGTGTTTTTGTAAAAACAAAGCGTTCTCTCATATTTCCACTTAAagtaggactgcgggttgaattctgaAAAACaaaggggcttttctgcaaaagtgcccgacgtacgaccagaagcagtagctgctttattagtaggtaaagatttaCTCCTTTATAAAGGATGTTTTTTATTGAATAATAATGTAGCATCCAGGGATATAATCATAATGGGCATACACCCGacctctgcataattaggatgcacacaaccaacacacaTGATTATGCCGGCAAAAACCAAAGTCATACAAGACGAAAGCTATACTTAGGCggagggaaaaagaaaaagaaaaaccgaagCGAAGAAAACAAAATTGGCGATATACAACAGTGACCATCGGCATCAACCATATCTTGACAACACAAGTATACTACAATAAAGGTTCTTCAAAAGCGATGCCTCCAGGAAGGAAACGACGCGCAAGCGCCGCCGTCACCAAATCCAACCACCGAAGGCCAAATCATTGGTTTTCCACCCGAAGATCAAGTCCAAGCAAACTCAAAgcaatgccttcatcaaggtaacgacataAAGAACGCCGCCATTGCCAGGTTGTTGGAATTCtgcccacaggatcgatcacatcaaatcacaaGAACACGCAGACGCAAAAACTTTTGCCAAAGGCACGTGTCGTGCCTctcttcttttatttctttttcttgttttctcGGTGTTCttgtgatttgatgtgatcgatcctgtgggcaGAATTCCAACaactggtatcagagcaaggttcgaGTGAAGTCGTGCTTGCCCCGGGGTCGCAACCCGACTAGCGCCTCGGGGCGAGCCATGAAGTTGCTGGATGATGCGGCGAAGAGGAGGAAAAAGCGATCGTCGTTCATCGAAGCGACATGGAGGGAGGCGGGGGGCTGTCATCGGCAAGGTGGAGGAAGATGATCGTTAATGGGATAGGTAGTGCCGAGGTGCGGTACCGGAAAGTCGTCAAGATCATCGTCCGGGGGAGATAGATGAGTCAAGGAGTCGTGCGGGTTAGCACGGTCTCGGTCTGTCGTTCAGTTGGTCGTCGTCATGTCCAAGTGCTCGTCTCTGTGaggaggcgttgaagatgaagcatGCCCAGGTTGTCTATGTGTCTCGACGAGAGGATCGAGTTCAACTATGTGGGGGTGGTAAACCAGTGAAGGTGAGTCTCTTTAatgaggccatgtctctacatgagGCTGGAGTGGGCGGTGTAGTCCACAGGGTGGCGTGATCCACAAGGAGCCGGCATGTATCTTG is from Triticum aestivum cultivar Chinese Spring chromosome 1B, IWGSC CS RefSeq v2.1, whole genome shotgun sequence and encodes:
- the LOC123087144 gene encoding uncharacterized protein, with the protein product MGTSAAQISPPPGSGEGCGDPRLLGFFSYGAGELGDAPAAASHGGYMFRREMMNRAMHAAARGGDLEILRELLQGCSIAVAYQDAQGATILNVAASRGQVERDGQGPAGVQTPSTPSPSRQRPAPSLVQRPRHPRPPPRSSAAPSASAASHPK